In Spirochaeta thermophila DSM 6578, the following proteins share a genomic window:
- a CDS encoding glycoside hydrolase family 65 protein, whose translation MAKVADRYLVVDPWKVIEEGFHPDRSMVSESLFSLANEYMGVRGYLEEGASCASMRGSYFNGVYEVEQEGETGYRGIVTTTHFMVNGPDWLDVRVEADGEVFDVAKCNVTSFRRVLHLDRGLLERSLVWETQSGGVVEMRFVRFLHREVPQRAYHLVEVRGLRGEAAVRVWVGHNGRVVHYSRKKCYWEGVRSGGGDGVVGLLVRTVGTEQRVFTGSVVEVEGGEVSPVVEDMRVGFVVEGRVREGGVLRVKRYVHNLVEKRAEVDDGEVWRQGMTGLGLQREEGFEGALQAVAAYWERVWKRYDVRIEGDPLTQQGIRLCIFHLLQTYQGQDPSHNVGAKGLTGEAYNGHAFWDTETYCLPFYLLTNVKAARNLLEFRHRTLPQARKRAVEVDCRGACYPVATLNGDEACTLWQHSNLQLQPSTGVAYAIWHYLKVTGDLDFLYDYGVEMLVEISRFLVSRGDYSQRSGLFGFYGVMGPDEFHMMVNNNCYTNFMAKKTFEFTLWALDRMAEDQPDRYRELVERLGFSDEERKEFAVCAEKMIIPYDEKTGVFEQHEGFFDLPHIDIDEIPVTDFPLYSHWSYDRIYRYDMIKQPDVLMFLFLYNREFSLECKRANYDYYDPRTVHESSLSPAIHSILAAELGREEEAYRLFGFATRLDLDNYNRNTHEGLHLTSMAAAWLNIVYGFGGLRTDGDRPALAPMLPSAWKSYSFSFGWRDARIGVEVGKEGVRLRLLEGERVELELYGEPAVLTEEGLVRSFPDKGRPHGLVS comes from the coding sequence ATGGCCAAGGTTGCTGACAGGTACCTGGTGGTGGATCCTTGGAAGGTGATCGAGGAGGGGTTCCATCCTGATCGGAGTATGGTGAGCGAGTCGCTGTTCTCGCTCGCGAACGAGTACATGGGGGTGCGGGGATATCTCGAGGAGGGGGCGTCGTGCGCGTCGATGAGGGGGAGCTACTTCAACGGGGTGTACGAGGTAGAGCAGGAGGGGGAGACGGGGTACAGGGGGATCGTGACCACCACGCACTTCATGGTGAATGGTCCGGATTGGCTGGATGTGCGCGTGGAGGCGGATGGGGAGGTGTTCGATGTCGCGAAGTGTAACGTTACATCTTTCCGTCGGGTGTTACACCTGGACCGCGGGCTGCTCGAGCGGTCGCTGGTCTGGGAGACGCAGTCCGGCGGGGTGGTGGAGATGCGGTTCGTCCGGTTCCTCCACCGCGAGGTGCCCCAGCGGGCCTACCACCTGGTGGAGGTGCGTGGCCTGAGGGGCGAGGCGGCGGTGAGGGTCTGGGTGGGGCACAACGGCCGGGTGGTGCACTACAGCAGAAAGAAGTGCTACTGGGAGGGGGTGCGGAGCGGTGGGGGGGATGGGGTGGTGGGGCTCCTCGTGAGGACGGTGGGGACGGAGCAGCGGGTGTTCACAGGGAGTGTGGTGGAGGTGGAGGGGGGCGAGGTTTCGCCGGTGGTGGAGGATATGAGGGTGGGATTCGTGGTGGAGGGACGGGTACGCGAAGGTGGGGTGCTGCGGGTGAAGCGGTATGTCCACAACCTGGTGGAGAAGAGGGCGGAAGTGGACGACGGGGAGGTATGGCGGCAAGGGATGACGGGGTTGGGGCTGCAGCGGGAGGAAGGGTTCGAGGGGGCGCTGCAGGCGGTGGCGGCTTACTGGGAGCGGGTGTGGAAGCGGTATGATGTGAGGATAGAGGGGGATCCACTCACCCAGCAGGGGATACGTCTCTGCATCTTCCACCTCCTACAGACCTACCAGGGGCAGGATCCCTCCCACAATGTCGGGGCGAAGGGACTCACGGGCGAGGCCTACAACGGCCACGCCTTCTGGGATACCGAGACCTACTGTCTTCCCTTCTATCTTCTCACCAACGTGAAGGCGGCGCGGAATCTCCTCGAGTTTCGGCATCGCACCTTACCTCAGGCGAGGAAACGGGCGGTGGAGGTGGACTGCAGAGGAGCCTGTTACCCCGTGGCAACCCTCAACGGTGACGAGGCCTGTACGCTCTGGCAGCACTCGAATCTCCAGCTTCAGCCCAGTACAGGGGTAGCCTATGCGATATGGCACTACCTCAAGGTCACCGGCGATCTGGACTTTCTCTACGACTACGGGGTGGAGATGCTCGTGGAGATAAGCCGGTTTCTCGTCTCGCGTGGCGACTATAGCCAGCGGAGCGGTCTCTTCGGGTTCTATGGCGTCATGGGCCCCGACGAGTTCCACATGATGGTGAACAATAACTGCTATACCAACTTCATGGCAAAGAAGACGTTTGAGTTCACTCTGTGGGCCCTGGATCGGATGGCGGAGGACCAGCCCGACCGCTACCGTGAACTTGTGGAGCGACTCGGCTTTTCCGATGAGGAGCGGAAAGAGTTCGCCGTGTGCGCCGAGAAGATGATCATCCCCTATGACGAGAAAACGGGGGTCTTTGAACAACACGAAGGTTTCTTCGACCTTCCTCACATCGATATCGATGAAATCCCGGTCACCGACTTCCCGCTCTACAGCCACTGGTCGTACGATCGCATCTACCGGTACGACATGATCAAGCAGCCGGACGTCCTCATGTTCCTCTTCCTCTATAACCGCGAGTTCTCTCTCGAGTGCAAGCGGGCCAACTACGACTACTACGATCCGCGCACGGTACACGAGTCCTCACTCTCGCCGGCGATCCACTCCATCCTCGCTGCCGAGCTCGGCCGGGAGGAAGAGGCCTACCGACTCTTCGGCTTTGCCACCAGGCTCGATCTCGACAACTACAACAGGAATACCCACGAGGGACTTCACCTCACCAGTATGGCGGCTGCGTGGCTCAACATAGTCTACGGGTTCGGAGGGCTCCGCACCGATGGCGACCGACCTGCTCTCGCGCCCATGCTCCCGTCTGCCTGGAAGAGCTACTCTTTCTCGTTCGGATGGCGGGATGCGCGTATCGGCGTAGAGGTGGGGAAAGAGGGGGTGAGGCTCCGGCTCCTCGAGGGAGAGCGCGTGGAACTCGAACTCTACGGAGAACCGGCGGTGCTCACCGAGGAGGGGCTCGTCCGCTCGTTTCCTGACAAGGGGAGGCCGCATGGGCTGGTATCTTGA
- a CDS encoding carbohydrate ABC transporter permease, which translates to MFIRKQYGIIRDHDLRSPVVLLGYIGLTLLCVFFVVVAFGPILWLFFASFKDIREFVREPTFLPRSFDLGKFVKTWNDLKFVRYYRNSLISVTGCVISAVFFNGLLAYALSKVRPRGAKLVFSLVLWSLLIPPTTSIVPLFMNIVRLGMVGTFFPIWFSFGANAFYVILFKNFFDTIPQSLIEASRLDGCNELQIFQKVVLPLSRPIVMVVVIYAVNAAWSDFLLPYLVLTNSGLETVMVRLFQFRGSYTTEVDILRAIVFAVIPPVVLFVLFQKQITEMAAHSGIKG; encoded by the coding sequence ATGTTCATCCGGAAACAGTACGGCATCATCCGAGACCACGACCTGCGTTCGCCCGTGGTGCTTCTGGGGTACATAGGACTTACTCTGTTGTGTGTGTTCTTCGTGGTGGTGGCGTTCGGACCCATTCTCTGGCTCTTCTTTGCGAGTTTCAAGGACATCCGCGAGTTCGTGAGGGAGCCCACCTTCCTGCCTCGTTCGTTCGATCTGGGTAAGTTCGTGAAGACGTGGAACGATCTCAAGTTCGTGCGCTACTACAGGAACTCGCTCATCTCGGTGACGGGATGTGTGATCTCGGCGGTGTTCTTCAACGGGCTGCTCGCCTATGCCCTCTCGAAGGTGAGGCCGCGGGGGGCGAAGCTCGTCTTCTCGCTCGTCCTCTGGAGTCTTCTCATACCGCCTACCACGAGCATCGTGCCGCTGTTCATGAATATCGTGCGCTTGGGGATGGTCGGTACGTTCTTTCCCATCTGGTTCTCGTTCGGGGCGAATGCGTTCTACGTGATCCTCTTCAAGAACTTTTTCGATACCATCCCGCAGTCACTCATCGAGGCTTCGAGGCTGGACGGGTGCAACGAGCTCCAGATCTTCCAGAAGGTGGTGTTGCCGCTGAGCAGGCCGATCGTGATGGTGGTGGTGATCTATGCCGTGAACGCGGCCTGGTCGGATTTCCTCCTACCGTACCTTGTGCTCACCAACTCGGGGCTCGAGACGGTCATGGTGCGGCTCTTCCAGTTCAGGGGGAGCTATACCACCGAGGTGGATATCCTCAGGGCCATCGTGTTCGCGGTGATTCCTCCGGTGGTGCTGTTCGTCCTGTTCCAGAAGCAGATCACCGAGATGGCGGCTCATTCCGGTATAAAGGGTTAG
- a CDS encoding carbohydrate ABC transporter permease, with amino-acid sequence MGMLQRGISGIGKGRASARDVAGWLLMFPTVLLFAFFVWEPLLESIRLSLYSAKGVRLQEFVGFKNYVDVVRHPDFWAAVRNTFLYTFWSLVIGFMVPIVMAVSINEMFALRSFYKIGVYLPNVVPGMATVLLWAFLFRPGETGALNILLGKLGYPAQPWLSNPQWTIPLIVATLTWKSAGATTLIYIAGLQGIPSELYEASIIDGAGIWARVRHITIPQIFNLARTLLILQIIFVFQILYEPLVMTNGGPNNASVSLMLLVFRYAFEKYDYPKAGAVSVIISLILVFLTWLYFKLVKEQDTQGA; translated from the coding sequence ATGGGTATGCTACAGCGAGGGATTTCAGGAATAGGTAAGGGGAGGGCCTCTGCGAGGGATGTGGCCGGGTGGCTCCTCATGTTTCCCACGGTGCTGCTCTTCGCGTTCTTTGTATGGGAGCCTCTTCTGGAGAGTATTCGCCTCTCCCTCTATTCGGCGAAGGGGGTACGTCTCCAGGAGTTCGTGGGGTTCAAGAACTACGTGGATGTGGTGCGGCATCCCGACTTCTGGGCGGCGGTGCGTAACACCTTTCTCTACACCTTCTGGTCGCTGGTGATCGGATTCATGGTACCCATAGTGATGGCTGTGTCCATCAACGAGATGTTTGCGCTCAGATCGTTCTACAAGATAGGGGTGTACCTTCCCAACGTGGTGCCGGGGATGGCCACGGTGCTGCTGTGGGCCTTTCTTTTCAGGCCCGGCGAGACGGGTGCGCTCAATATCCTCCTGGGTAAGCTCGGGTATCCTGCCCAACCCTGGCTCAGCAACCCTCAGTGGACGATCCCTCTCATCGTGGCGACCCTCACGTGGAAGAGCGCAGGGGCGACGACACTCATCTACATCGCGGGGCTTCAGGGAATTCCTTCCGAGCTCTACGAGGCTTCGATCATAGATGGGGCGGGGATATGGGCGAGGGTTCGCCACATCACCATCCCTCAGATCTTCAACCTCGCACGTACACTACTCATTCTGCAGATCATCTTCGTCTTCCAGATCCTCTACGAACCGCTCGTGATGACGAACGGGGGGCCCAACAACGCATCGGTGTCCCTCATGCTCCTGGTCTTCAGGTATGCGTTCGAGAAGTACGACTATCCCAAAGCCGGGGCCGTGTCGGTCATCATCTCTCTCATCCTCGTGTTCCTCACGTGGCTGTATTTCAAGCTGGTGAAGGAACAGGACACCCAGGGGGCCTAG
- a CDS encoding ABC transporter substrate-binding protein translates to MKRFVSLMALLLLLVGTLSAGGAGEKQSAQKEMVVLKLGIWPEETMTGDIELHEEYVKRFQQKYPNVKVVPQHYKYSVDTFVPLAESGQLPTIFETWFTEPQKLIAGGFVKDVTDELVQLGWVDKMNPSVRQLLSDENGRVYGVPRDAYALGLMLNVALFREAGLVDANGLPKYPKTWQELAETAKIIKEKTGQAGMVILAKDNAGGWHFTNIAWSFGARFEVQKDGKWIAQIDTPEVKAALQFVRDLKWKYDVLTPDPTSEDWGTGFRGIGTGTAAMYLAAQDAVNQPTMTYGLPVEDLALVPVPAGPGGQYSLMGGTPYMFAANATKDEVLAALGYLEIMGKAPVLTDDVIEGLKADAANRKANGVPVIPTFPAWTDPEYLKVQDEILAEYRNVDMRLYQDYYDVIKKPGVLRPEEPMLAQDLYAELTKLLQAVLTDKDADIDALLARAQKNFQSLLDAQVNNK, encoded by the coding sequence ATGAAACGTTTTGTTTCCCTGATGGCCCTGCTGCTCCTTCTCGTAGGCACCTTGAGTGCCGGCGGTGCGGGCGAGAAGCAGTCGGCCCAGAAGGAGATGGTGGTCCTCAAGCTGGGCATCTGGCCCGAGGAGACCATGACCGGCGACATCGAACTCCATGAGGAGTACGTGAAGCGGTTCCAGCAGAAGTATCCCAATGTGAAGGTGGTGCCGCAGCACTACAAGTACAGCGTGGATACCTTCGTGCCCCTCGCCGAGTCGGGTCAGCTTCCCACGATCTTCGAGACCTGGTTCACCGAGCCCCAGAAGCTCATCGCCGGCGGTTTCGTGAAGGACGTGACCGATGAGCTCGTTCAGCTCGGGTGGGTCGACAAGATGAACCCCTCGGTCCGCCAGCTTCTCTCGGATGAGAACGGTCGGGTGTACGGCGTGCCGCGTGATGCCTATGCCCTTGGTCTCATGCTGAACGTGGCGCTCTTCCGTGAGGCAGGACTCGTCGATGCGAACGGTCTTCCCAAGTATCCGAAGACGTGGCAGGAGCTTGCCGAGACCGCGAAGATCATCAAGGAGAAGACCGGTCAGGCCGGTATGGTGATCCTGGCCAAGGACAACGCGGGCGGCTGGCACTTCACGAACATCGCGTGGAGCTTCGGTGCGCGCTTCGAGGTCCAGAAGGACGGCAAGTGGATCGCCCAGATCGATACTCCTGAGGTGAAGGCCGCGCTCCAGTTCGTGCGTGATCTCAAGTGGAAATACGATGTGCTCACTCCCGATCCCACGAGTGAGGACTGGGGTACCGGGTTCAGGGGGATCGGTACCGGGACTGCGGCCATGTATCTCGCTGCCCAGGACGCCGTGAACCAGCCCACCATGACGTATGGACTTCCGGTGGAAGATCTCGCGCTTGTGCCGGTGCCTGCCGGTCCGGGAGGTCAGTATTCGCTCATGGGTGGTACGCCGTACATGTTCGCTGCGAACGCCACGAAGGATGAGGTTCTCGCGGCACTCGGGTATCTCGAGATCATGGGTAAGGCGCCCGTGCTCACCGATGATGTGATCGAGGGTCTCAAAGCCGATGCGGCCAACCGCAAGGCCAACGGTGTGCCCGTGATCCCCACCTTCCCCGCGTGGACCGATCCCGAGTATCTCAAGGTGCAGGATGAGATCCTCGCCGAGTACCGCAACGTGGACATGCGCCTCTACCAGGACTACTACGACGTGATCAAGAAGCCCGGTGTTCTCAGGCCGGAGGAGCCCATGCTCGCCCAGGATCTCTACGCCGAGCTCACCAAGTTGCTTCAGGCGGTGCTCACCGATAAGGACGCGGACATCGATGCCCTTCTCGCGAGGGCCCAGAAGAACTTCCAGTCGCTTCTCGATGCACAGGTGAACAACAAGTAG
- a CDS encoding discoidin domain-containing protein: MRRLLFTLLGVLLLMGGELFADTANLALGRSISASSYTQVYVPQNANDGDVYTYWEAAPNSYPNYLTVDLGSSMTVYKVVVKLNPDPIWGPRTQTISVRTSTNGSSYTTTVSATQYQFDPATGNTVTITFPQVTARYVQLVFTANTGATGGQAAEFEVYGPGEAGAPDLVVTDVAWSPASPVVGQSVTFSATIQNQGTASTPVGVIHGVGFFVDGSIVSWSDTFTSSLAPGESVILTANGGPDGDQWWTAVAGEHTIMAYVDDVNRIPGELNENNNTRTETVSVGTSGGGQEPYSGVPVTIAPGSRIEAENYDLGGEGVAYHDTTAGNTGGAYRSDDVDIEPCGEGGYNVGWIIDGEWLEYTVDVQEGYYNIEARVASNGAGAIGDLRILLDGVELGVFSVEATGGWQTYTDVVLYNVYLSGGSNKILRLEAVNGGDFNINYLQFSPPTTPTPTPTPTPTPTPTPTPTPTPTPTPTPTLTPTPTPTPTPPSGRGASVPWVRYEAENGQGNATVVGPSREVGTIAGEALGRKAVVLDATGEYVQWTVGDGYSNAGVVIRFCIPDAPGGGGIDATLSLYVNGQHRTDFQLTSKHAWLYGDEANPVNDPNAGSPRRIYDETRAIIGSVPAGAVIKVQKDSGDTASYYAVDFIEIEEVPEPVGRPAGYISILDYGAVPNDTSDDSNAIQQAIWAASQQGTGVYIPPGVYYQYNKLMGADNVTVQGAGVWHTVIYDPTGSAGDWGNVGFNLNFADNFKVYDLAIFGSGTIRDTGGKAFCNSPGAGFEVRNLWIEHVNCGFWLGSPQPTVGAYIRDVRIRNTYADGLNLCNSTRDTIVENSTARYTGDDAFAMWSARDLSADPDRNNVFRYLTAEMPWRANAFAVYGGENNKIQNCVAVDTLTYAGVNISSCFNPYPFAGTTLVEEVTLIRCGGAFWGGLQFGALWINVDDLPIPGLVVRNVDIIDSTFSGLHIQSETYNQNPVYDLQNGLFENISITGSGTDGIYVRAGSRGSATFNYVSVSGSAGSALRNDASDTFTIIRGPGNEGW, encoded by the coding sequence ATGAGACGTCTTCTGTTTACCCTTTTAGGTGTTCTTCTCCTCATGGGAGGGGAACTCTTCGCGGACACTGCCAATCTGGCATTGGGCAGATCCATCAGCGCGAGTAGTTATACTCAGGTATATGTGCCGCAGAACGCGAATGATGGGGATGTCTACACCTACTGGGAGGCCGCGCCCAATTCATATCCCAACTACCTCACGGTGGATCTGGGAAGTTCGATGACGGTCTACAAAGTGGTGGTGAAACTCAATCCGGATCCTATTTGGGGACCCAGGACCCAGACGATCAGTGTGAGAACATCCACCAATGGATCCAGTTACACCACGACGGTTTCTGCAACCCAGTACCAGTTCGATCCCGCCACTGGGAATACTGTGACCATCACATTTCCCCAGGTAACCGCTCGATATGTACAGCTCGTCTTCACTGCAAACACTGGGGCTACCGGAGGACAGGCGGCTGAGTTCGAGGTGTACGGACCTGGTGAAGCTGGAGCGCCTGATCTCGTGGTCACTGATGTAGCCTGGTCTCCTGCGAGTCCTGTAGTGGGGCAATCGGTAACGTTCTCTGCTACCATCCAGAACCAGGGGACTGCTTCCACTCCTGTAGGTGTAATCCATGGAGTAGGGTTTTTCGTGGATGGAAGCATTGTGAGCTGGTCCGACACCTTCACCTCTTCTCTTGCCCCAGGTGAGAGTGTGATTCTCACCGCGAACGGTGGTCCAGATGGTGACCAGTGGTGGACGGCAGTGGCTGGTGAGCATACCATAATGGCATATGTAGACGATGTGAACCGGATTCCCGGTGAATTAAACGAAAATAACAATACTCGCACGGAGACTGTTTCTGTAGGAACCTCTGGAGGTGGCCAGGAGCCTTATAGTGGAGTTCCGGTGACTATCGCCCCCGGTAGCCGGATAGAAGCCGAGAATTATGATCTCGGTGGAGAGGGCGTTGCGTATCATGATACTACAGCAGGGAATACTGGTGGTGCATATAGGAGCGATGATGTGGACATAGAGCCGTGTGGTGAGGGGGGATACAACGTAGGATGGATCATCGATGGTGAGTGGCTCGAGTATACGGTGGATGTCCAGGAAGGATACTACAACATCGAGGCGAGGGTTGCCTCTAATGGGGCTGGGGCGATTGGGGATCTGCGCATCCTTCTCGATGGGGTTGAGCTTGGGGTGTTCTCTGTAGAAGCAACAGGAGGGTGGCAGACCTACACCGATGTGGTGCTGTACAATGTGTACCTCTCTGGTGGAAGCAACAAGATTCTCCGGCTCGAGGCGGTGAACGGGGGAGATTTTAATATCAATTATCTTCAGTTTTCTCCTCCTACCACTCCGACTCCGACTCCCACTCCCACTCCGACTCCCACTCCGACTCCCACTCCGACTCCCACTCCGACTCCCACTCCGACTCCCACTCTCACTCCGACTCCGACTCCCACTCCCACTCCACCTTCCGGAAGAGGAGCCTCTGTGCCATGGGTGAGGTATGAGGCGGAAAATGGTCAGGGGAATGCGACGGTAGTGGGACCGAGTCGGGAGGTGGGTACCATTGCAGGTGAGGCTTTGGGTAGAAAGGCCGTGGTACTTGATGCGACAGGAGAATACGTCCAATGGACTGTGGGAGATGGCTATTCCAATGCAGGTGTTGTAATCAGGTTCTGCATCCCAGATGCTCCCGGTGGTGGGGGTATCGATGCCACCCTGAGTCTCTATGTCAACGGTCAGCATAGGACGGATTTTCAGCTTACCTCCAAACACGCATGGCTCTATGGTGATGAAGCCAATCCTGTGAACGATCCCAATGCAGGTTCTCCCAGGAGAATCTACGATGAGACCAGGGCTATCATAGGATCTGTACCTGCGGGTGCGGTCATCAAGGTGCAGAAAGATTCCGGGGATACGGCTTCCTACTATGCTGTGGATTTCATTGAAATCGAAGAAGTTCCCGAGCCTGTTGGGCGACCCGCCGGATACATTTCTATTCTCGATTACGGTGCCGTGCCGAATGATACGAGTGACGACTCCAATGCGATCCAACAGGCGATCTGGGCTGCGAGCCAGCAGGGGACGGGGGTCTATATTCCGCCTGGTGTGTACTATCAGTACAACAAGTTGATGGGGGCAGACAATGTGACCGTACAGGGAGCCGGTGTATGGCATACGGTGATCTATGATCCTACCGGCTCGGCAGGCGACTGGGGCAATGTGGGTTTCAATCTCAACTTCGCTGACAACTTCAAGGTCTACGACCTTGCCATCTTCGGGTCGGGTACCATCCGTGACACCGGTGGAAAGGCCTTCTGCAATTCTCCGGGTGCTGGCTTTGAAGTCCGCAATCTGTGGATCGAGCACGTGAATTGTGGATTCTGGTTGGGGAGCCCCCAGCCCACCGTAGGGGCCTATATCAGGGATGTGAGAATCAGAAACACGTATGCGGATGGCCTCAACCTCTGTAACTCCACTCGAGATACGATTGTGGAAAACTCTACGGCCCGATATACTGGAGACGATGCGTTTGCTATGTGGTCTGCGAGAGATCTCTCGGCCGATCCCGACAGGAACAACGTCTTCCGCTACCTTACTGCGGAAATGCCGTGGCGGGCTAATGCCTTTGCTGTGTACGGTGGTGAGAACAACAAGATTCAGAATTGCGTGGCTGTCGATACCCTCACATATGCTGGAGTGAACATAAGCTCCTGTTTCAACCCATACCCGTTTGCCGGAACCACTCTGGTGGAAGAGGTGACGCTCATCCGGTGTGGTGGGGCTTTCTGGGGCGGACTCCAGTTCGGCGCCCTCTGGATCAACGTGGATGATCTGCCCATACCTGGCCTCGTGGTGCGCAACGTGGATATAATCGATTCGACTTTTTCCGGGCTCCACATTCAGAGTGAGACGTACAACCAAAATCCGGTATATGATCTTCAGAATGGTCTTTTCGAGAATATCTCTATTACCGGGTCGGGTACTGATGGGATCTATGTGAGGGCTGGGTCGAGGGGAAGCGCCACGTTCAACTATGTGTCGGTCTCAGGGAGTGCAGGATCGGCTTTGAGAAACGACGCCTCTGACACCTTCACCATTATCCGTGGTCCTGGAAACGAGGGATGGTGA
- a CDS encoding carboxypeptidase regulatory-like domain-containing protein, translating to MAHSTRWSVDMRVYFVRVFFLLMGTMFLLSCVSGPQMEESFVLQGMVYDRAGNPVTDAVIEIEGKQMGVSDFNGRFYIPGMVPGTYTVGVQKEGYLPYEGTVAIRSHTDVLYVGMVSWEDLCRRAERALQEGRWGEAEQAISRALEIKPDEPLVRFLAAVVCAMPARPERRPDRAVELLEDLLSEGYREPAIYLMLADLYEYDFKDLVKAEERLSQYLSLKQDTEAENRLAALRDMLLLSSKPDGQK from the coding sequence ATGGCACACTCTACAAGGTGGAGCGTTGATATGAGGGTGTATTTCGTACGTGTTTTCTTTCTGCTGATGGGTACAATGTTTCTCCTCTCTTGCGTCTCGGGACCTCAGATGGAGGAGAGTTTTGTGCTCCAAGGGATGGTCTACGATCGCGCGGGTAATCCAGTGACGGATGCCGTGATCGAGATAGAAGGGAAGCAGATGGGGGTGAGCGACTTCAACGGCAGATTTTACATCCCGGGCATGGTCCCCGGGACGTATACGGTGGGTGTCCAGAAAGAAGGATACCTCCCCTACGAGGGTACAGTTGCCATACGATCCCATACGGATGTTCTGTATGTGGGTATGGTGTCATGGGAGGACCTGTGCCGGCGTGCAGAGCGGGCGCTCCAGGAGGGCCGATGGGGAGAGGCGGAGCAAGCTATCTCTCGTGCCCTTGAGATAAAGCCCGATGAGCCGCTGGTGAGATTCCTGGCGGCTGTGGTGTGTGCGATGCCGGCGAGGCCCGAGAGACGTCCGGATCGGGCCGTTGAGCTTCTTGAGGATCTCCTTTCGGAAGGATACAGGGAGCCGGCAATTTATCTCATGCTTGCCGATCTCTACGAGTATGATTTCAAAGACCTCGTAAAGGCAGAAGAGCGCCTCTCCCAGTATCTGTCTTTGAAACAGGACACCGAGGCGGAGAATCGTCTCGCTGCATTGAGAGATATGCTGCTGCTCTCATCCAAGCCTGATGGGCAGAAGTAG
- a CDS encoding type IV pilus modification PilV family protein: MRGSRRGTNVPNECSIWRKSSEGFSLVEVLMSLLVFSIGVVGAWTLSMVVLSHFSRAGSAVKRAEEAHNFDLILRRLVEKVRVPFWERVPMEESPMRLVVPWLDGIEASTLEISIENGRMTVRAQDTTLRLQVDEGRLSLMRTSDGRVVGVCVEYTLDGIRYTCVANFRSWSVLPGGMR, from the coding sequence GTGAGAGGATCACGGAGAGGAACGAATGTGCCCAACGAGTGCTCGATCTGGCGGAAGTCGAGTGAGGGGTTCTCGCTCGTAGAGGTGCTCATGTCTCTCTTGGTATTCTCAATAGGGGTTGTGGGAGCCTGGACTCTTTCCATGGTGGTGCTCTCCCATTTCTCTCGGGCTGGATCGGCCGTCAAGAGGGCTGAGGAGGCACATAACTTCGATCTTATCCTGAGACGCCTCGTGGAGAAGGTGAGAGTCCCCTTCTGGGAGAGAGTACCGATGGAAGAGTCTCCCATGCGTCTGGTGGTGCCCTGGCTGGATGGAATTGAGGCGAGCACCCTGGAAATTTCCATAGAAAACGGACGTATGACAGTGCGCGCTCAGGATACCACACTGAGACTTCAGGTGGATGAGGGGCGTCTCTCTCTCATGAGAACCTCGGATGGGAGGGTAGTGGGAGTCTGTGTCGAGTATACGCTCGATGGTATCCGGTACACCTGTGTGGCGAACTTCAGGAGCTGGTCGGTCCTCCCAGGGGGTATGCGGTGA
- the gspG gene encoding type II secretion system major pseudopilin GspG, translating to MIRNRILKKRGAWVTREKKGEEGWTFIETLIVLGIILILTASVGFMSIRYLQKAKVVAARNQIETFVTALQAYYLDCGMFPTQEQGLDALYTRPSIEPVPESWNGPYIAKPVPKDPWGNEYVYVVPGPDGFPFGIKSLGADGMEGGEGENADIVSWE from the coding sequence ATGATAAGGAACCGGATTCTCAAGAAGCGAGGGGCGTGGGTCACGAGGGAGAAAAAAGGGGAGGAGGGATGGACCTTCATAGAGACTTTGATCGTGCTGGGGATCATCCTCATCCTCACCGCATCAGTGGGGTTTATGTCGATCCGTTATCTTCAGAAGGCGAAAGTAGTGGCTGCAAGGAATCAAATAGAAACTTTTGTGACAGCCCTCCAGGCCTACTATCTGGATTGCGGCATGTTTCCTACGCAGGAGCAGGGTCTTGATGCCCTCTATACGAGGCCCTCGATAGAGCCGGTTCCCGAGAGCTGGAACGGCCCCTACATCGCGAAGCCGGTTCCCAAGGACCCTTGGGGAAACGAGTATGTATATGTGGTACCTGGGCCCGATGGATTTCCTTTCGGGATAAAGTCGCTTGGGGCCGATGGAATGGAGGGAGGAGAAGGAGAGAATGCGGATATCGTCTCGTGGGAGTAG